GGCACAGGACAGACGCCTTTCGCCAGGCAACTTCCCGAATCCGAGAAGACCCTGGCCTGCCGCGCCATCCTGGCCGCGCTCGACGACGCCGGTATCGATCCGTCCGAGGTCGACGGCTTCGCCTCGTACACGATGGAGGAGACGGACGAGGTCGAGATCGCCAAGGCCATCGGCGCCGGGGACGTGACCTTCTTCTCCAAGGCCGGCTACGGCGGCGGCGGTTCCTGCGCCACCGTCGCCCATCTCGCGGGCGCTGTCGCCACCGGTCAGGCGAGCGTCGGCATCGCCTGGCGCTCCCGCAAGCGCGGAAGTGGCCCGAGGCCCTGGAAGAACACGGCCGTTCAGCTGCCCACACCCGCCCAGTGGACCCGCCCCTTCGGCCTGCTGCGGCCCGCCGACGAGATCGGCATGCTGGCGCGGAGATATATGCACGAGTACGGCGCCACTCGCGACCATCTCTTCAATGTCGCCCTCGCCTGCCGCAACCGCGCCAACCAGAACCCCGCCGCCGTCATGTACGAGCGGCCGCTGACCCGCGAGATGTATATGTCCGCCCGCTGGATCAGCGAGCCGCTCTGCCTCTTCGACAACTGCCTTGAGACGGACGGCGCGCTGGCCTGCGTGATCGTCTCGGCCGAACGGGCCCGCGACTGCAGACAGAAGCCGGTGTACATCCACTCCGCCGCCCAGGGCCTGCCCGCGCAGCACCACGGGATGGTCAACTACTGGAACGACGACCCGCTCACCGGACCCGCCTGGACGGCCGCCAGACAGCTGTGGAAGACCGCCGACTTCGGTCCGCAGGATGTCGATGTGGCACAGATCTACGACGCGTTCACCCCGCTCGTCCCGCTCTCGCTGGAGGGCTACGGCTTCTGCGGACGGGGGGAAGGCGCGGCCTTCACCGAAGGCGGCGCGCTGGAGATCGGCGGCCGGCTGCCGGTGAACACCGGCGGCGGAGGTCTGAGCGAGGCGTACGTCCACGGCTTCAACCTCATCACCGAGGGCGTGAAACAGCTGCGCGGCACCAGCACGGCGCAGGTCCCGGACGCCGCGACCTGCCTGGTCAC
This portion of the Streptomyces sp. NBC_01750 genome encodes:
- a CDS encoding lipid-transfer protein, translating into MATLKDAAAIAGTGQTPFARQLPESEKTLACRAILAALDDAGIDPSEVDGFASYTMEETDEVEIAKAIGAGDVTFFSKAGYGGGGSCATVAHLAGAVATGQASVGIAWRSRKRGSGPRPWKNTAVQLPTPAQWTRPFGLLRPADEIGMLARRYMHEYGATRDHLFNVALACRNRANQNPAAVMYERPLTREMYMSARWISEPLCLFDNCLETDGALACVIVSAERARDCRQKPVYIHSAAQGLPAQHHGMVNYWNDDPLTGPAWTAARQLWKTADFGPQDVDVAQIYDAFTPLVPLSLEGYGFCGRGEGAAFTEGGALEIGGRLPVNTGGGGLSEAYVHGFNLITEGVKQLRGTSTAQVPDAATCLVTAGEGVPTSAVLLRS